A genomic window from Salvelinus namaycush isolate Seneca chromosome 21, SaNama_1.0, whole genome shotgun sequence includes:
- the LOC120066123 gene encoding ATP-sensitive inward rectifier potassium channel 11-like — protein MLSRKGLVPDDYLLTRLAEDVQQPKFKGKARKARFVAKNGTCNVAHTNIREQGRFLQDVFTTLVDLKWLHTLIIFTMSFLCSWLLFAMAWWLIAFAHGDLDQKSDDFVPCVTDIHSFSSAFLFSIEVQVTIGFGGRMVTEECLSAIVVLIIQNIVGLLINAIMLGCIFMKTAQANRRAETLIFSKHAVISIRNNRLCFMIRLGDLRKSMIISATVRMQVVRRSTTPEGEVVPLDQIDIHMDNPVGTNGIFLVAPLIICHIINKDSPLYELSPADLQKNDIEVIVVLEGVVETTGITTQARTSYLSEEILWGQRFVPTITEEEGTYAVDYSKFGNAIRVPTPSCSAKKLDEDGGIARFKLHEHSTPRPSVRRRIKRQSTISPLA, from the coding sequence ATGTTGTCCCGAAAAGGACTGGTCCCTGACGACTACTTGCTGACCCGCTTGGCTGAGGATGTCCAGCAGCCTAAATTCAAGGGGAAAGCACGGAAGGCTCGGTTCGTTGCCAAAAACGGAACTTGTAATGTGGCCCACACGAACATTCGCGAACAAGGACGGTTCCTACAGGATGTTTTCACCACTTTAGTGGATCTAAAATGGCTTCACACACTTATCATTTTCACCATGTCGTTTCTATGCAGCTGGCTGCTGTTTGCGATGGCGTGGTGGCTCATTGCCTTTGCACACGGCGACCTGGATCAAAAAAGTGACGACTTTGTCCCTTGCGTAACGGACATCCACTCCTTCTCCTCCGCTTTCCTTTTCTCCATAGAGGTACAGGTGACCATCGGGTTCGGTGGACGCATGGTCACAGAGGAATGCTTGTCCGCCATAGTGGTCCTCATCATTCAGAACATCGTGGGCTTGTTGATTAACGCCATCATGCTGGGGTGTATATTTATGAAGACGGCACAGGCGAACCGGCGCGCCGAGACGCTGATCTTCAGCAAGCACGCTGTCATTTCCATCCGAAATAACAGGCTCTGCTTTATGATCCGTTTAGGGGACCTGAGGAAGAGCATGATCATCAGCGCCACCGTGCGGATGCAGGTGGTAAGGCGCAGCACCACTCCGGAGGGCGAGGTGGTCCCCCTGGACCAGATCGACATTCACATGGACAACCCCGTGGGGACCAACGGTATTTTCCTGGTGGCCCCTCTCATCATATGTCACATTATCAACAAAGACAGCCCGCTCTATGAGCTGTCACCAGCGGACTTACAAAAGAATGACATCGAGGTGATAGTGGTGCTGGAGGGGGTGGTGGAGACCACGGGGATAACCACCCAGGCCCGTACATCCTACCTGTCCGAGGAGATACTGTGGGGGCAGCGCTTTGTGCCCACTATAACCGAGGAAGAGGGCACGTACGCGGTAGACTACTCCAAATTCGGTAACGCGATTAGAGTACCGACACCCAGCTGCAGTGCCAAGAAACTGGATGAGGACGGAGGCATCGCCCGGTTTAAACTGCACGAGCACTCCACCCCGCGGCCGTCGGTGAGAAGGCGCATAAAGCGTCAAAGCACCATCAGCCCACTAGCCTAA